The following proteins are co-located in the Doryrhamphus excisus isolate RoL2022-K1 chromosome 15, RoL_Dexc_1.0, whole genome shotgun sequence genome:
- the trap1 gene encoding heat shock protein 75 kDa, mitochondrial, with the protein MRTSGSYCQCSSACFLTSVPYPSNLTAATYFSLAINMSRCLSLARFGITLSARCTLRVPPCTRRLSGSVSASLAREMQVGPQQRWSSRPKLLRSQQVFPWISQQSSYSTQEAEKEPEEEPLHTIITDSESVQGTFSKHEFQAETNKLLDIVARSLYSEKEVFIRELISNGSDALEKLRHKLITAGGETAPMEIHLQTDAAKGTFTIQDTGVGMNQEELVANLGTIARSGSKAFLDALQNQTETSSTIIGQFGVGFYSAFMVADRVDVYSRAAEDGSPGYKWSSDGSGVFELAEASGVQQGTKIVLHLKDDCKEFSSEDRVKDVVTKYSNFVSFPIFLNGRRLNTLQALWMMEPKDISDWQHQEFYRYVAQAYDKPRYMLHYRTDAPLNIRSIFYVPETKPSMFDVSREMGSSVALYSRKVLIQTKAADILPKWLRFLRGVVDSEDIPLNLSRELLQESALIRKVRDVLQQRVIRFLLEQSKKEPEKYNKFFEDYGLFMREGIVTTQEQDVKEDIAKLLRFESSALPAGQHTNMMEYASRMKAGSRNIYYLCAPNRHLAEHSPYFEAMKQKDMEVLFCYEQFDELTLLHLREFDKKKLISVETDIVVDHYKEEKFEDSKAATERLTQEQTDDLMAWMKNALGPRVTNVKLTPRLDTHPAMITVLEMGAARHFLRTQQLARSAEERAQILQPTLEINSGHDLIKKLHALKDSNADLAALLLDQIYDNAMITAGLNDDPRPMIARLNDLLTKALQKH; encoded by the exons ATGAGGACCAGTGGGTCCTACTGTCAGTGCAGTTCGGCGTGTTTCTTGACAAGTGTCCCTTACCCGAGTAATTTGACCGCAGCTACGTACTTTTCTTTGGCTATCAACATGTCCCGTTGCCTTTCTTTGGCCCGGTTCGGTATAACTTTGTCCGCTAGATGCACTTTAAGGGTACCACCATGTACGCGAAGGCTGAGCGGTTCTGTCTCCGCATCTTTGGCACGGG AGATGCAGGTTGGAccccagcagaggtggagcAGTCGGCCCAAATTGTTGCGCTCTCAGCAGGTCTTCCCTTGGATCAGCCAGCAGTCTTCGTACAGCACGCAGGAGGCTGAAAAGGAACCCGAGGAGGAACCCTTGCACACCATCATCACAGATTCCGAGTCTGTGCAAG GCACCTTCTCCAAACATGAATTTCAGGCCGAGACGAATAAGCTTCTGGACATTGTTGCCAGGTCTCTGTACTCGGAGAAGGAG GTTTTCATCAGGGAGCTGATCTCCAACGGCAGCGACGCTCTGGAGAAATTGCGTCACAAACTGATCACGGCAGGCGGCGAAACGGCTCCCATGGAGATCCACCTGCAGACGGACGCTGCCAAGGGCACGTTCACCATACAG GACACCGGAGTGGGGATGAACCAAGAGGAGCTCGTTGCCAACCTGGGAACTATTGCGCGTTCCGGTTCAAAG GCGTTTTTGGACGCTTTGCAGAACCAGACGGAAACCAGCAGCACCATCATCGGGCAGTTCGGCGTGGGGTTCTACTCGGCCTTCATGGTGGCCGATCGCGTGGACGTCTACTCGCGGGCGGCCGAGGACGGCTCGCCCGGGTACAAGTGGTCCTCGGATGG CTCGGGAGTGTTTGAGCTGGCCGAGGCCAGCGGCGTCCAGCAGGGCACAAAGATCGTTCTGCACCTCAAAGACGACTGCAAGGAGTTTTCCTCCGAGGACAGAGTGAAAG ATGTGGTGACAAAGTACAGCAACTTCGTCAGCTTCCCCATCTTCCTCAACGGACGGCGGCTTAACACGCTGCAG GCGCTGTGGATGATGGAACCCAAGGACATCAGCGACTGGCAGCACCAGGAGTTCTACCGCTACGTGGCTCAGGCGTACGACAAGCCGCGCTACATGCTGCACTACCGCACCGACGCCCCGCTCAACATCCGCAGCATTTTCTACGTCCCTGAAACG AAGCCGTCCATGTTTGACGTGAGCAGGGAGATGGGCTCCAGCGTGGCGCTCTACAGCAGGAAGGTTCTCATTCAGACCAAAGCCGCCGACATCCTGCCCAAGTGGCTGCGCTTCCTGCGGG GGGTGGTGGACAGCGAGGACATCCCCCTCAACCTGAGCAGAGAGCTGCTGCAGGAGAGCGCTCTCATCAG GAAGGTTCGTGACGTCCTGCAGCAGCGTGTGATCCGCTTCCTGCTGGAGCAGAGCAAGAAGGAGCCGGAGAAGTACAACAAGTTCTTTGAGGACTACGGCCTCTTCATGCGGGAGGGCATCGTCACCACGCAGGAGCAGGACGTCAAG GAGGACATCGCCAAGCTACTGCGCTTTGAGTCATCGGCACTGCCGGCGGGTCAGCACACCAACATGATGGAGTACGCCTCCCGCATGAAGGCCGGGTCACGCAACATCTACTACCTGTGTGCCCCCAACCGCCATCTTGCTGAGCACTCCCCTTACTTTGAAGCCATGAAGCAGAAAGACATGGAG GTGCTGTTCTGCTACGAGCAGTTTGACGAGCTGACGTTGCTCCACCTGCGGGAGTTTGACAAGAAGAAGCTCATCTCTGTGGAGACGGACATCGTGGTGGACCACTACAAGGAGGAGAAGTTTGAGGACAGCAAAGCAG CGACGGAGCGTCTGACGCAGGAGCAGACTGACGACCTGATGGCCTGGATGAAGAACGCCCTGGGCCCCCGCGTCACCAACGTCAAG CTTACCCCCCGCCTGGACACGCACCCCGCCATGATCACGGTTCTGGAAATGGGCGCGGCGCGACACTTCCTGCGCACCCAGCAGCTGGCCCGCAGCGCAGAGGAGCGAGCGCAGATCCTGCAGCCCACCCTGGAGATCAACTCCGG ACACGACCTCATCAAGAAGCTCCACGCGCTCAAGGACTCCAACGCTGACCTGGCAGCTCTGCTCCTGGATCAG ATTTACGACAACGCCATGATCACCGCTGGACTAAACGACGACCCCCGACCAATGATTGCACGCCTCAACGACCTGCTGACCAAAGCGCTGCAGAAGCACTGA
- the LOC131103688 gene encoding MAPK regulated corepressor interacting protein 2-like, with the protein MMYTITRGPSKLVTQRRTGPTQPLENKTNDFKHKQASWSLPELPAPKIVFNRPNGKKYHQLPPSLPTDPHQDGGLTAAHEDNVKFVHEAWQQVVQQGAQQGVQQGAEVLHFEDHTPSPHMDDFVALDLDEWWAQRFLANIDKLS; encoded by the exons ATGATGTACACCATCACCAGAGGTCCAAGCAAATTGGTGACCCAGCGGCGTACAG GGCCTACACAGCCGCTCGAAAACAAAACCAACGACTTCAAGCACAAGCAGGCCTCGTGGAGTTTGCCCGA GCTCCCTGCACCCAAGATTGTGTTTAACCGCCCCAACGGCAAGAAGTACCATCAGCTTCCCCCGAGTCTTCCCACAGACCCTCATCAGGACGGGGGACTGACGGCGGCCCATGAGGACAACGTTAAGTTTGTACATGAAG CGTGGCAGCAGGTGGTCCAGCAGGGGGCCCAGCAGGGAGTCCAGCAGGGAGCAGAGGTGCTCCACTTTGAAGACCACACTCCCAGCCCTCACATGGACG ACTTCGTGGCCCTGGATCTGGATGAGTGGTGGGCCCAGCGCTTCCTGGCCAACATAGACAAGCTGTCCTGA